The genome window ATTTCTcactgaataaatgaagtttttagtaagagagggagagagaatgagaccGCTAAGACTGTTTCACACCGGAGACGACGCACACGACGCACGAGGCGCGAAGCTGCATGGCTTAAAATCGCCTCAGTATATTTCCATTAGGAATGTTCACACCGGTGGATGCAAAACGCACTGACCTGACTCctcaactctccctcactcattttCGTGGGTCGCGTGCGTCGTCTCCGGTGTGAAATGGTCTTTAACCTGGGTCAAGATTTGTTTACGTTCTCCCCCCCTCCGTGATAAGCATCGTTGGAGGTAGGCGGAAATAtgagaaatttgttttgccttttcagttacGTACACATgtatactttatcaatgcatgaatatatatgaaataacagCAGAAGTTTATGtagtgttcttaccttggaaACACACGTTTTCGGCTAATAATGGtaaatggtgaaggaggaggagggaggggggaaagaaTGCAGGCACAATTTACAcgtaaacattaaacataaattaaaacgACACTTTCtttacacaataaaaaaaaaaaagtcagtaaatagtgtgaaaatgataaaagaacaatcacagtgtATGAGATCCACGAGgctcagctgaggctggaccAATCCTTGGGCTTGAGCCGCTAGACTGATGCGCCAAGCCACCAACTATAGCGGCAAAATCCCCAAGCATGACACGTATTTAAAAGTTTTGCtcgtatctaaaaaaaaaaaaaaaaaaaaaataaataaataaaattgtagcTATATCTTAAAAAacttgtatctcaaggtaccactgtacaaTTCTTAGTAACTTAAGACTAACACACCTTCACAAAGTaaagcataacacacacacacacacacacacacacacacacacacacacacacacacacacacacacattggtattATAAAGTCTTATTTGACATCTAGACTTAGTTACAGATCATGCAAGGTTTTAAAATTTATTAGAAAATATTTCATACAACACAGTAAAAACTTACCACATATCAATACACTACCTGCCTACATGCTCATTTCAATGTACAGATCAAAAAGGTATTGTCCCTGAAGACACTGCTGTTCTTGGCACTCTTACACatttgaaaataatattaacagtccaggtaaaaaaaattagtttgtTTAGTACTGTCACCTTCCTACATCAATCTCACTTCAGGAATTTTGTTGCTTCATGAAACCAGTTCCACTTCCTGAATTTCCCTACATGCATACATTCTTTGTTTCCTTGAATTCTTTTATATTTGAGTGATCTAATCAGATATGAAAAAGATAATGCTCATTAaatttctttttaataaacttacaaaatacaaataCTAGTATGAATCTAGAGTCCCTTTGAGTGGCACACCATCAAATTCCATAACAAATGTTAAATATCAAATTATCACTCACCTAATGAGACAGAGATCATGATGATCACTACATCAGCCCTGGAAAATATATTTTGAGAGGATAATAACTTAAGAAAATGAGTAAACTCCAGGAGACCTACATAAAGCATATCCTGAAGGAGTAAGAATACATAAAGgatgtttctttatattttgagaATTACCATTAAGATCTACTCATCCTGCTTAATAATTTTAGCAATTGTCATAACAGTAATAGAATGAATTATGAGGGGtcatcaataacaataaaagttgATCAATATTGCTTAAGTATGGCAGACCATGTTGCCAGAATGAGCAGTATGCATGTTTAAAAGGAGCATGAGATAaagataacacaaaaaaatgttgaaatgagAAATGTACATGAGaggtaaagataaaaaaagaaatcaaagaattATAGTAAATGTATCACATACACCAACAGTCTGTGAACAtatctacaagaaaaagagaaatctgTTAATCTGTAAAACTGTATGAAAttatatgggaaaaaaatataagtattGTATATATAATACAATAAGCAGATGTTTGTATGGGCCTGGTCTAGGTATAGAGCTTAATGAGGTGTTCAGTGACTGCTGAGGTGGGAAGAACACCAAGGTCTGTATAGAGCAGTGTCAGATTATCTGGATGAGTGTAGTCCACTTGAGGGTGTTCCAACTCCAGGTTTGAGCCATAGTTCAGCACTGATGCCTTGTGCTGCAATGGAGAATTTTTAGATTGTTAACATATGACAGAACTTCATAATCTTATAAAACAAAGTCTTTCTGTCAagttcaaataaaaaataaagtctaGAATATTTTAAGTTGATGCTAAAAATTCACAGCAGTGGTACTGATTGCAGGTATGCGAGATGCCATAAATTTACAATGGTAGCACTAGgcaggttgaaaaaaaaaatcaactttcaTTTAATTTACGTAACTCACCAAATAGGACTTTGGAAGACTAGAGTTATCAAGAGGAATTCTGCGGATAAACTTGTAGCTCTCAACCAACACATACACTGGCTTATTCTTCATGTGGGCTAGAGTTGCCACATTACAGCTGCCAATCtgcaaagaataaaacaaaaaaacacttctACTTCATGCTAAAGTATAAGTGAATGAGTTACTATCAAttactaaacacacaaaaatgccATCTGATTTTTTGAGAGTGAGGGAAATGAAATACAACATAATATACAATATACATTTGGCAAACCACGATCACATGCATTAGactgaataaaaatgataaataaataaatagataaaaagattgaATATAGCTAAACTGATCATCTTAAATAAACCTTTTCTCACCTTGTTAATAATTCCACCATTTTCACAAACCCCTTCAGCTCCCAGCATAACAGCATTTACCCTCTCCATGATGTAGCCAACAGCAGCATCAAGGATCACAGTGCAAGGTATTCCCACTGCTTCTAAAGCTTTAGCCATGCATCGCCTGATGGACAACAGAGAAAATATGATTGCCCAAGCTACTTCTGTCTGGCTGATGTAAAGTACTGTCTTTGTAATCATCTCATCattatgctatatatatatatatatatatatatatatatatatatatatatatatatatatatatatatatatatatatatatatatatatatatatatatatatatatatatatatatatatatatatatatatatatatatatatatatatatttttcataatcCTATGTTTCAATTGTAAATATGACTTGTCAAGCTTTTTTCTGAAGGGAAATGCATTTAGATACAGTAGTGCATCAATCTCAGCTTCACAAATAATtgcaaatatgtacataatatgGATATATAATTCATTAGttgccttctttattttccactcCAAACACCAGCTTTAGTGATATACCATGAAACAAACATTATTATGAATCACAGTAAGTGAGACCAAGAATTTATActtcagagaaaaaaagaaccttGCATATAATAACATGTGCAAATATTTCAAACACAAATCTTAAATGAGGGTTAATTCTTACCCACTGTTATCTGGTTGAGATTCTGTGACAAACACAGAGAACTGCCTGCCTTGTTTTACAGCCTCTGTCATCACTGCCAGAACATTGCGtgagtgtgaatgagtgaggatGATCATTCCATCCTTGATAAGGTTGGTGCTTGAACGTAGTATTTTCTTGCGACTCTCCTGCATATTTTTGAcaaatttctctcccctcctgagTAGAATTTCTCGGCATGATGAAAAATCCTGACAGGATTAAAAAGAATTTTCAATATTGGATACAATAAACTTTCTTATTATATTCTCATTTCTCTTGCAAAAATTTCTTTCTGATTGTCTGAATTGTCACCAACTCAATTTAAATAGATAATTCCCGTGAAAATATATTTGCaatctttatcaatttatcaaaAAATCCTCTATTacaaatcattttttttttagatatgaaTAACAATTTTCTCACaggtactcctctttctctcaatcttctCATTATGGTACTCCTAACTGATTTATAAGACCATCACCTtaagcagtggttcttaacctttttaatATCCTACCCCTTCTAGAAATTTGTCCTTCCCTTCACGCCTCCCTTGCATCTATGAATACAATTCCCtcctacattaaaaagaaaatggtgttaCTTTTGCATTTTCATAAACTTTTCATTACTTGACCATGCTCTCATTAGGAGAATGACACATAGAATTAGATAATTAGAAAATTCTTGCTTTTTTCCTGGGGCTCGCATCCCACTTTGATTTTAATGGCGTTCCTCTAGGGGAGCACACATCCCAAAgttaagaaccactgatctAAAGCAAACCctaatg of Portunus trituberculatus isolate SZX2019 chromosome 37, ASM1759143v1, whole genome shotgun sequence contains these proteins:
- the LOC123514016 gene encoding translation initiation factor eIF-2B subunit alpha-like isoform X2 — protein: MNTFDISEYFSDQIKDDKSPAIAAMMALMESMRQDKSTTLQEFIVSSGSELFMRFITLAHRELEQAADFSSCREILLRRGEKFVKNMQESRKKILRSSTNLIKDGMIILTHSHSRNVLAVMTEAVKQGRQFSVFVTESQPDNSGRCMAKALEAVGIPCTVILDAAVGYIMERVNAVMLGAEGVCENGGIINKIGSCNVATLAHMKNKPVYVLVESYKFIRRIPLDNSSLPKSYLHKASVLNYGSNLELEHPQVDYTHPDNLTLLYTDLGVLPTSAVTEHLIKLYT
- the LOC123514016 gene encoding translation initiation factor eIF-2B subunit alpha-like isoform X3, whose translation is MMALMESMRQDKSTTLQEFIEKMNLEREKLSKVDVSIVSVSSGSELFMRFITLAHRELEQAADFSSCREILLRRGEKFVKNMQESRKKILRSSTNLIKDGMIILTHSHSRNVLAVMTEAVKQGRQFSVFVTESQPDNSGRCMAKALEAVGIPCTVILDAAVGYIMERVNAVMLGAEGVCENGGIINKIGSCNVATLAHMKNKPVYVLVESYKFIRRIPLDNSSLPKSYLHKASVLNYGSNLELEHPQVDYTHPDNLTLLYTDLGVLPTSAVTEHLIKLYT
- the LOC123514016 gene encoding translation initiation factor eIF-2B subunit alpha-like isoform X1, whose protein sequence is MNTFDISEYFSDQIKDDKSPAIAAMMALMESMRQDKSTTLQEFIEKMNLEREKLSKVDVSIVSVSSGSELFMRFITLAHRELEQAADFSSCREILLRRGEKFVKNMQESRKKILRSSTNLIKDGMIILTHSHSRNVLAVMTEAVKQGRQFSVFVTESQPDNSGRCMAKALEAVGIPCTVILDAAVGYIMERVNAVMLGAEGVCENGGIINKIGSCNVATLAHMKNKPVYVLVESYKFIRRIPLDNSSLPKSYLHKASVLNYGSNLELEHPQVDYTHPDNLTLLYTDLGVLPTSAVTEHLIKLYT